One Ranitomeya imitator isolate aRanImi1 chromosome 1, aRanImi1.pri, whole genome shotgun sequence DNA window includes the following coding sequences:
- the LOC138643114 gene encoding complement component C1q receptor-like, whose protein sequence is MKLSWILLLAVWLGFAPMYRGNKPGCYPTGNCYTIIITELTFNNASQSCGPKGSLTTMKSEQEKREILQFATQFQNRRNASEFWIGLYQPEKTCIVKDKNLYGFIWISGEEETQVSEWDKIPKKTCTTKKRCVILQSRWSSTNSGFGNMTWFWKNDKCSRRLPSICRFPSDFTPTEDFLSTAPTTQPMELTSFQTQTTEMIPPAINVLCREFRDNETITCEVENIPYSCNDTHCFCGQMDDKGGDYNLRICQENTNESCLDQCVRSSNISCVCGDHQTSCDRAECTINTSITAMSTSPVVHVATSSPFYDDDNLFENLVIPLILGLVALGILIMLVWGGVQMCVRKKKPKRKKSIIPVAEPEASDTDSTDNSSDEEGDSQDMAEMA, encoded by the coding sequence ATGAAGCTCTCTTGGATCCTGCTTCTCGCTGTGTGGCTCGGATTTGCACCCATGTATCGTGGGAATAAGCCCGGCTGCTACCCAACTGGGAACTGCTACACAATTATTATCACTGAACTGACATTTAACAATGCAAGTCAGAGCTGTGGGCCAAAAGGATCTCTCACTACCATGAAAAGCGAGCAGGAAAAGAGAGAAATATTGCAGTTTGCCACTCAATTTCAAAATCGGAGAAATGCCAGTGAATTCTGGATTGGACTTTACCAGCCAGAGAAAACCTGCATTGTGAAAGACAAAAACCTTTACGGCTTTATCTGGATTTCCGGAGAAGAAGAAACTCAGGTCAGTGAATGGGATAAAATTCCTAAAAAAACATGTACCACAAAGAAGAGATGCGTCATTCTACAAAGCAGATGGAGTTCCACCAATTCTGGATTTGGGAACATGACATGGTTTTGGAAAAATGACAAATGTAGCAGGAGGCTTCCCTCAATTTGTCGCTTTCCTTCAGACTTCACTCCAACAGAAGATTTTCTTTCTACTGCACCTACAACCCAACCTATGGAGCTCACATCCTTCCAGACCCAAACAACAGAGATGATTCCTCCTGCAATTAATGTGCTATGCCGAGAATTCAGAGACAACGAGACCATTACATGTGAGGTGGAGAATATTCCATATTCATGCAATGACACCCACTGCTTTTGTGGGCAGATGGATGATAAGGGAGGAGATTACAATCTGAGAATCTGCCAAGAAAACACAAATGAAAGCTGCCTAGATCAGTGTGTAAGATCTAGTAATATCTCATGTGTCTGTGGGGACCATCAAACTTCTTGTGACCGAGCAGAATGCACAATTAATACCTCCATTACGGCAATGTCAACAAGTCCAGTGGTCCATGTTGCCACCAGTTCACCATTCTATGATGATGACAACTTGTTTGAGAATCTGGTTATTCCTTTAATTCTGGGATTGGTGGCTTTAGGGATATTAATAATGCTTGTATGGGGTGGAGTACAAATGTGCGTGAGAAAGAAGAAGCCCAAGAGGAAAAAATCTATAATTCCCGTGGCAGAGCCCGAGGCCAGTGATACAGACTCCACTGATAACTCCAGTGATGAAGAAGGAGACTCACAGGACATGGCGGAGATGGCATGA